The following proteins are encoded in a genomic region of Ostrea edulis chromosome 7, xbOstEdul1.1, whole genome shotgun sequence:
- the LOC125656839 gene encoding transcription intermediary factor 1-beta-like, translated as MAKSRKGHCGSNLVDNTFHCCICLEGVRNPKYLPCFHTFCEICIQTYISSTAARKDNETLNAIECPVCRKRIEAPNNDITSEEEWALALPQNKLIVSMPVDPKKEENQFCMFCKRNDKNVTAKHWCKSCMESICDDCKCFHSYVPILQRHKILSLSDAHELKNDIEVDESCSIHKGKFLVVYCTDHDKLCCSICFATEHRMCKQVQAIEDVATEMDQVRVQHKLILFKDLLETLMNMREKYRDKVTTLNSRKH; from the coding sequence ATGGCGAAGTCCCGAAAAGGACACTGTGGTTCTAATCTTGTTGATAACACTTTTCATTGTTGCATATGTCTAGAAGGGGTAAGGAATCCAAAGTACTTGCCATGTTTCCATACGTTTTGTGAGATTTGCATTCAAACGTACATTTCAAGTACGGCGGCACGTAAGGATAACGAAACTCTGAACGCCATCGAATGTCCCGTGTGCAGAAAACGTATCGAAGCTCCAAATAATGACATTACAAGCGAGGAGGAGTGGGCGCTTGCTTTGCCACAAAACAAACTGATTGTGAGCATGCCAGTAGATCCCAAAAAGGAGGAAAACCAATTCTGTATGTTTTGCAAACGAAATGACAAGAACGTTACTGCGAAGCATTGGTGTAAATCATGCATGGAATCGATCTGTGACGattgtaaatgttttcattCGTATGTTCCCATTCTTCAGAGACACAAAATCTTAAGCCTCTCGGATGCACATGAGTTGAAAAATGACATTGAAGTTGACGAATCTTGCTCCATACACAAGGGGAAATTTCTTGTGGTATATTGCACGGATCACGACAAACTTTGCTGCAGCATCTGTTTTGCCACCGAACATAGAATGTGTAAGCAAGTACAGGCCATTGAAGATGTAGCAACAGAGATGGATCAAGTCAGAGTTCAACATAAACTGATATTGTTCAAAGATCTGCTGGAAACTCTTATGAATATGCGGGAAAAATACAGAGATAAAGTAACCACACTAAACAGCAGAAAACATTAA
- the LOC125656752 gene encoding LOW QUALITY PROTEIN: E3 ubiquitin/ISG15 ligase TRIM25-like (The sequence of the model RefSeq protein was modified relative to this genomic sequence to represent the inferred CDS: deleted 2 bases in 1 codon) yields the protein MAESLTGPPGANPVDDTFRCPICLEEVRNPKYFPCFHTFCETCIQTYISSTAARKDNETESHRMGYVCRKRIEAPNNDITSEEWALALTQNKLIVSMSVDPKKEEHKFCMFYKRQDKSVTAKHWCKSCMKSICDDCNCFHSYVPILRGHKILSFSDAQDLKNDIEVDVPFSIHEGKFLEVYCTDHDKLCCSICFATEHRKCEQVQTIEDVATEMNEHRVQNKLTLFKDLLETLMNMREEYRDKVTTLNSRKQEIISSAEKKVEEIKSQIDKAHAQWLKRFEQKHTDSVGNIEIASDEIKRLATTIGDAKTMVQTVKENGSTKQIFVTNHKLGVQVLEHLNRLRALDIWDFVQDYNHQNTDFLRQICNDGSFQDVSSSEM from the exons ATGGCGGAGTCACTAACAGGACCCCCTGGTGCTAATCCTGTGGATGACACATTCCGTTGTCCGATATGTCTAGAAGAGGTGAGAAATCCAAAGTACTTCCCATGTTTCCATACGTTTTGTGAGACTTGCATTCAAACGTACATTTCAAGTACGGCAGCACGTAAGGATAACGAAACTGAAAGCCATCGAATGGGA TACGTGTGCAGAAAACGTATCGAAGCTCCAAATAACGACATTACAAGCGAGGAGTGGGCGCTTGCTTTGACACAAAACAAATTGATTGTGAGCATGTCGGTAGATCCTAAGAAAGAGGAACATAAATTCTGCATGTTTTACAAACGACAAGACAAAAGCGTTACTGCGAAGCATTGGTGTAAATCATGCATGAAATCGATCTGCGATGATTGTAACTGTTTTCATTCGTATGTTCCCATTCTTCGAGGACACAAAATCTTAAGCTTCTCGGATGCACAGGACTTGAAAAATGACATAGAAGTCGATGTGCCTTTTTCCATACACGAGGGGAAATTTCTTGAGGTATACTGCACGGATCACGACAAACTTTGCTGCAGCATCTGTTTTGCCACCGAACATAGAAAGTGTGAACAAGTACAGACCATTGAAGATGTAGCAACAGAGATGAATGAACACAGAGTTCAAAATAAACTGACATTGTTTAAAGATCTGCTGGAAACTCTTATGAATATGCGGGAAGAATACAGAGATAAAGTAACCACACTAAACAGCAGAAAACAGGAAATCATTTCAAGTGCTGAAAAGAAAGTTGAAGAAATAAAATCGCAGATAGACAAGGCACATGCACAGTGGTTAAAGAGATTTGAACAGAAACACACAGATTCTGTTGGAAACATTGAGATTGCTTCTGACGAAATAAAACGACTTGCGACTACAATAGGAGATGCAAAAACTATGGTACAAACGGTGAAAGAAAATGGATCTACCAAACAGATTTTCGTCACTAATCACAAATTGGGGGTTCAGGTTTTAGAGCATCTCAATCGGTTACGGGCTTTGGATATCTGGGACTTTGTCCAGGATTACAATCATCAGAACACAGATTTCCTTCGTCAGATCTGTAACGATGGATCGTTTCAGGATGTCAGTTCTTCTGAAATGTGA